In Antennarius striatus isolate MH-2024 chromosome 10, ASM4005453v1, whole genome shotgun sequence, one DNA window encodes the following:
- the LOC137603240 gene encoding glutathione peroxidase 3-like — translation MVEKDGPPWPFLPLLLLSLLQLSPTGGDNTFGISLSQVCHPSTDDTIYNYSATTLDGSRTVSFSDYRGQTVLFVNTATYUGYNYQYVELNALLDELKDLGLTVLAFPTNQFGKQEPGKNHEILPGLKHVRPGNGYVPNFQLFERSEVNGDNEQKLYTFLKNSCPPAGHDFGDPSRLFWSPFQVNDIKWNFEKFLVGPDGKPVMRWHSSINVTTIQPDIRAYLLQLKNKESESSSAV, via the exons ATGGTGGAGAAGGACGGGCCGCCATGGCCCTTCTTACCGTTACTGCTTCTCAGTCTGCTGCAACTCAGCCCCACCGGCGGAGACAACACTTTTGGAATTTCATTATCACAG GTGTGCCACCCCTCTACAGATGACACCATTTACAATTACAGTGCAACGACTCTAGATGGGAGCCGCACTGTGAGCTTCAGTGACTACAGAGGTCAGACTGTCCTCTTCGTCAATACAGCCACATACTGAGGGTATAACTATCAGTACGTGG AATTGAATGCACTACTTGATGAGCTGAAAGATCTGGGACTCACTGTTCTTGCCTTTCCAACCAACCAGTTTGGGAAACAGGAACCAGGAAAAAACCATGAAATTCTACCAGGTTTAAA GCATGTTAGACCAGGAAATGGGTACGTTCCAAACTTCCAGCTGTTTGAAAGGAGTGAGGTGAATGGAGATAATGAGCAGAAGCTTTATACGTTCCTCAAG AACTCATGCCCTCCAGCTGGACATGACTTTGGAGACCCCTCTCGTCTGTTCTGGAGTCCATTCCAGGTCAATGACATCAAGTGGAACTTTGAAAAGTTTCTGGTGGGGCCAGACGGGAAGCCTGTGATGAGGTGGCATTCATCTATTAATGTCACCACCATCCAGCCTGACATCCGGGCATATCTGCTCCAACTAAAAAATAAGGAATCTGAATCTTCTTCAGCAGTGTAG
- the tnip1 gene encoding TNFAIP3-interacting protein 1 isoform X3 — protein sequence MEGKGPYRIYDPGGSEVKTREETGGGSSYRQLLEENSILRERMKGLKSLGDLLEESQSEASRLRQRVEELVRDNEALKSSSFATSLCMGGHIQNETQSKPCLHPTAEREEEQTSCLGKTLQPEKPSEASPEFEVMNMDEKTTDALTAGSAAGAIPLLPQENIELASQLKRLESSFSIFAEESNPNQLLAHLGRMAVEFHHLSSKVQKNEQRTSLLQTLCEQLRQENNELRKKMEEDHHIRNRDLEQLRQENQKLKELVTGGATAVGSSAAASDTEAPEAKEGAVKEELVAVRPKMEASTPQKSGKAAEKTPTKPCDVEVYEKKIKLLEKQRKDVLEVNKQWDIQWNSMKSQFEQKITDLRQRLAESQKTVLELEAEREQRQRDYDKKLLLAKSKIENVQGEKECLNSETTELKQKIRYLQDQLLPLSKQREYQEKEIQRLNRALEEALNLHTPSSSQQPPGQGNFAEAANNLKKQELLTQIAVLKEQVKIFEEDFRKERSDRERMNEEKEDLRRQVERLQGQITNLTNQLHQAQNECQRERTERCKLERLQMQHHKQVGPQGLEGWPIHFPPRMPNAAGTAAAAAAAPPPVRDFQPVTPGFPWQSSFPQPRGARAVGESSRPPPENADQTTAPTGAGGGFGKRERQNIDPGKH from the exons ATGGAAGGGAAAGGACCATACCGCATCTATGATCCAGGTGGGAGTGAGGTCAAGACCAGGgaagagacaggaggaggaagcagctaTCGACAGCTGCTAGAGGAGAACAGCATACTGCGAGAACGGATGAAGGGACTAAAGAGCTTAG gtgATTTATTGGAAGAGTCCCAGTCTGAGGCATCAAGGCTTCGACAACGAGTGGAGGAACTCGTGAGAGACAATGAGGCCCTCAAGTCTTCCAGCTTTGCGACAAGTCTGTGTATGGGAGGACACATTCAGAATGAAACACAAA GTAAGCCCTGTTTACATCCTACTGCAGAGCGGGAGGAGGAACAAACAAGTTGTTTAGGGAAGACCCTTCAGCCAGAGAAGCCCAGT GAGGCCTCACCAGAGTTTGAGGTCATGAATATGGATGAGAAGACAACAGATGCCTTGACT GCCGGGTCAGCGGCAGGAGCGATCCCCCTCCTTCCCCAGGAGAACATTGAGCTGGCCAGTCAGCTGAAGAGGCTAGAGAGCTCCTTTAGTATATTTGCAGAGGAATCCAACCCCAACCAGCTGTTGGCTCACCTCGGTCGAATGGCTGTGGAGTTTCACCATCTTTCCTCTAAGGTTCAAAAGAATGAACAGAGGACCTCCCTTCTACAG ACTCTCTGTGAGCAGCTCAGACAGGAAAACAATGAGTTACGAAAGAAAATGGAAGAGGATCATCATATCAGGAATCGGGATTTGGAACAGCTGag ACAGGAGAATCAGAAACTGAAGGAGTTGGTCACAGGAGGAGCAACAGCGGTAGGATCATCAGCAGCGGCATCTGACACCGAAGCTCCTGAAGCCAAAGAAGGAGCCGTGAAGGAAGAACTAGTGGCTGTAAGACCGAAGATGGAAGCCAGTACACCCCAGAAG AGTGGAAAAGCTGCAGAGAAAACCCCAACTAAACCTTGTGATGTCGAGGTGTATGAAAAGAAGATCAAGCTTTtggagaagcagagaaaggat GTACTGGAGGTGAACAAGCAGTGGGACATTCAGTGGAACTCCATGAAGTCACAGTTTGAACAGAAG ATCACAGACCTTAGGCAACGGCTTGCGGAGTCCCAAAAAACTGTGCTTGAGCTTGAGGCTGAGCGTGAGCAAAGGCAGCGTGACTACGACAAGAAGCTTCTGCTGGCCAAGTCCAAGATTGAAAATGTGCAG GGTGAGAAGGAATGCCTCAATTCTGAGACCACTGAGCTAAAGCAGAAGATTCGCTACCTGCAAGATCAGCTGCTTCCCCTCAGCAAACAGAGAGAATACCAGGAGAAGGAGATTCAACGCCTCAACAGG GCTTTAGAGGAAGCCTTAAACCTGCATACGCCTTCATCTTCCCAACAACCACCAGGCCAGGGTAACTTTGCAGAAGCAGCCAACAACCTGAAAAAACAGGAACTGCTCACCCAAATTGCTGTTCTAAAGGAACAG GTGAAGATCTTTGAAGAAGACTTCAGGAAAGAGAGGAGTGACAGGGAGCGAATGAATGAGGAGAAAGAGGACTTGAGACGGCAAGTCGAGAGACTTCAGGGTCAGATTACTAATTTGACCAATCAG CTCCACCAGGCACAGAATGAGTGTCAGAGAGAACGTACAGAGAGATGCAAGCTGGAGAGACTGCAGATGCAGCATCACAAACAG GTGGGACCGCAGGGCCTTGAGGGGTGGCCCATACACTTCCCTCCCCGGATGCCCAATGCAGCAGGCACCGCAGCCGCAGCCGCCGCAGCACCGCCCCCCGTACGAGACTTCCAGCCCGTCACTCCG GGTTTCCCTTGGCAGTCATCATTCCCACAGCCCAGAGGGGCCAGGGCTGTAGGAGAGAGTTCAAGACCACCACCAGAGAATGCAG ATCAGACCACAGCACcaacaggagcaggaggaggatttGGGAAAAGGGAGAGACAGAACATTGACCCTGGAAAGCACTAA
- the LOC137602424 gene encoding glutathione peroxidase 3-like, with amino-acid sequence MAETDGNMFPLLSLLLFGLLQPGSACSNGLTQLCQPSTGDTIYKYNAKTLDGSHTVNFSDYRGQTVLFVNTATFUGLTIQYVELNALQEKLKPLGLVVLGFPSNQFGKQEPGQNHEILPGLKYVRPGNGYVPNFQLFEKGDVNGGNEQEVYTFLKNSCPPVGVNLGDPSGLFWTPLKVTDVKWNFEKFLVGPDGKAVMRWHPSVNVSQVQSDILRFLLQL; translated from the exons ATGGCGGAGACGGATGGTAACATGTTCCCTCTACTGTCGCTCCTGCTTTTCGGTCTGCTGCAGCCCGGTTCCGCCTGCTCCAACGGACTCACACAG CTGTGCCAGCCGTCCACAGGTGACACCATTTATAAATACAATGCAAAGACTCTGGATGGGAGCCACACTGTGAACTTCAGTGACTACAGAGGTCAGACTGTCCTCTTCGTCAATACAGCCACATTCTGAGGGCTCACCATTCAGTATGTGG AATTGAATGCACTACAGGAGAAGCTGAAACCTCTGGGGCTCGTCGTTCTCGGCTTCCCCTCCAACCAGTTTGGGAAACAGGAACCAGGACAAAATCATGAAATTCTGCCGGGTTTAAA GTATGTTAGACCAGGAAATGGTTATGTTCCAAACTTCCAGCTGTTTGAGAAGGGTGACGTGAACGGAGGTAATGAGCAGGAGGTTTATACATTCCTCAAG AACTCGTGTCCTCCAGTCGGAGTAAATCTGGGAGACCCCTCTGGTCTGTTCTGGACTCCACTGAAGGTCACTGACGTGAAGTGGAATTTTGAAAAGTTTCTGGTGGGGCCAGATGGGAAGGCTGTGATGAGGTGGCATCCATCTGTCAATGTCTCTCAGGTCCAGTCTGACATCCTCAgattcctcctccagctctaa
- the tnip1 gene encoding TNFAIP3-interacting protein 1 isoform X2: MEGKGPYRIYDPGGSEVKTREETGGGSSYRQLLEENSILRERMKGLKSLGDLLEESQSEASRLRQRVEELVRDNEALKSSSFATSLCMGGHIQNETQSKPCLHPTAEREEEQTSCLGKTLQPEKPSAGSAAGAIPLLPQENIELASQLKRLESSFSIFAEESNPNQLLAHLGRMAVEFHHLSSKVQKNEQRTSLLQTLCEQLRQENNELRKKMEEDHHIRNRDLEQLRQENQKLKELVTGGATAVGSSAAASDTEAPEAKEGAVKEELVAVRPKMEASTPQKSGKAAEKTPTKPCDVEVYEKKIKLLEKQRKDVLEVNKQWDIQWNSMKSQFEQKITDLRQRLAESQKTVLELEAEREQRQRDYDKKLLLAKSKIENVQGEKECLNSETTELKQKIRYLQDQLLPLSKQREYQEKEIQRLNRALEEALNLHTPSSSQQPPGQGNFAEAANNLKKQELLTQIAVLKEQVKIFEEDFRKERSDRERMNEEKEDLRRQVERLQGQITNLTNQLHQAQNECQRERTERCKLERLQMQHHKQGQQQERRTSDPTSGSVNGPLSPPYCGPFVQVGPQGLEGWPIHFPPRMPNAAGTAAAAAAAPPPVRDFQPVTPGFPWQSSFPQPRGARAVGESSRPPPENADQTTAPTGAGGGFGKRERQNIDPGKH, encoded by the exons ATGGAAGGGAAAGGACCATACCGCATCTATGATCCAGGTGGGAGTGAGGTCAAGACCAGGgaagagacaggaggaggaagcagctaTCGACAGCTGCTAGAGGAGAACAGCATACTGCGAGAACGGATGAAGGGACTAAAGAGCTTAG gtgATTTATTGGAAGAGTCCCAGTCTGAGGCATCAAGGCTTCGACAACGAGTGGAGGAACTCGTGAGAGACAATGAGGCCCTCAAGTCTTCCAGCTTTGCGACAAGTCTGTGTATGGGAGGACACATTCAGAATGAAACACAAA GTAAGCCCTGTTTACATCCTACTGCAGAGCGGGAGGAGGAACAAACAAGTTGTTTAGGGAAGACCCTTCAGCCAGAGAAGCCCAGT GCCGGGTCAGCGGCAGGAGCGATCCCCCTCCTTCCCCAGGAGAACATTGAGCTGGCCAGTCAGCTGAAGAGGCTAGAGAGCTCCTTTAGTATATTTGCAGAGGAATCCAACCCCAACCAGCTGTTGGCTCACCTCGGTCGAATGGCTGTGGAGTTTCACCATCTTTCCTCTAAGGTTCAAAAGAATGAACAGAGGACCTCCCTTCTACAG ACTCTCTGTGAGCAGCTCAGACAGGAAAACAATGAGTTACGAAAGAAAATGGAAGAGGATCATCATATCAGGAATCGGGATTTGGAACAGCTGag ACAGGAGAATCAGAAACTGAAGGAGTTGGTCACAGGAGGAGCAACAGCGGTAGGATCATCAGCAGCGGCATCTGACACCGAAGCTCCTGAAGCCAAAGAAGGAGCCGTGAAGGAAGAACTAGTGGCTGTAAGACCGAAGATGGAAGCCAGTACACCCCAGAAG AGTGGAAAAGCTGCAGAGAAAACCCCAACTAAACCTTGTGATGTCGAGGTGTATGAAAAGAAGATCAAGCTTTtggagaagcagagaaaggat GTACTGGAGGTGAACAAGCAGTGGGACATTCAGTGGAACTCCATGAAGTCACAGTTTGAACAGAAG ATCACAGACCTTAGGCAACGGCTTGCGGAGTCCCAAAAAACTGTGCTTGAGCTTGAGGCTGAGCGTGAGCAAAGGCAGCGTGACTACGACAAGAAGCTTCTGCTGGCCAAGTCCAAGATTGAAAATGTGCAG GGTGAGAAGGAATGCCTCAATTCTGAGACCACTGAGCTAAAGCAGAAGATTCGCTACCTGCAAGATCAGCTGCTTCCCCTCAGCAAACAGAGAGAATACCAGGAGAAGGAGATTCAACGCCTCAACAGG GCTTTAGAGGAAGCCTTAAACCTGCATACGCCTTCATCTTCCCAACAACCACCAGGCCAGGGTAACTTTGCAGAAGCAGCCAACAACCTGAAAAAACAGGAACTGCTCACCCAAATTGCTGTTCTAAAGGAACAG GTGAAGATCTTTGAAGAAGACTTCAGGAAAGAGAGGAGTGACAGGGAGCGAATGAATGAGGAGAAAGAGGACTTGAGACGGCAAGTCGAGAGACTTCAGGGTCAGATTACTAATTTGACCAATCAG CTCCACCAGGCACAGAATGAGTGTCAGAGAGAACGTACAGAGAGATGCAAGCTGGAGAGACTGCAGATGCAGCATCACAAACAG GGGCAGCAGCAGGAAAGACGTACCTCAGACCCCACATCAGGCTCAGTGAACGGGCCGCTGAGCCCTCCCTACTGTGGTCCCTTTGTGCAGGTGGGACCGCAGGGCCTTGAGGGGTGGCCCATACACTTCCCTCCCCGGATGCCCAATGCAGCAGGCACCGCAGCCGCAGCCGCCGCAGCACCGCCCCCCGTACGAGACTTCCAGCCCGTCACTCCG GGTTTCCCTTGGCAGTCATCATTCCCACAGCCCAGAGGGGCCAGGGCTGTAGGAGAGAGTTCAAGACCACCACCAGAGAATGCAG ATCAGACCACAGCACcaacaggagcaggaggaggatttGGGAAAAGGGAGAGACAGAACATTGACCCTGGAAAGCACTAA
- the LOC137602422 gene encoding glutathione peroxidase 3-like, translating to MVGKDGAPWCFLPLLLFGLLRPNTACTDCGYAPPFSEMCQPSTNETIYKYSAKTLNGTHTVNFSDYRGQTVLFVNTATYUGLTIQYLELNALQEELKPTGLIVLGFPSNQFGKQEPGQRHEILPGLKYVRPGNGFVPNFQLFEKGDVNGAKEQKVFTFLKNACPPVGETFGKPSGRIFWEPVKINDIKWNFEKFLVGPDGKPVRRWHPHVEISEVRDGILAYQTELKAKECESLSAV from the exons ATGGTGGGGAAGGATGGGGCACCGTGGTGCTTTTTACCTTTACTACTCTTCGGTCTGCTGCGACCCAATACCGCCTGCACGGACTGCGGCTATGCACCTCCATTCTCAGAG ATGTGCCAGCCATCCACAAATGAAACCATTTATAAATACAGTGCAAAGACTCTAAACGGGACCCACACTGTGAACTTCAGTGACTACAGAGGTCAGACTGTCCTCTTCGTCAATACAGCCACATACTGAGGGCTCACCATTCAGTATCTGG AATTGAATGCACTACAGGAGGAGTTGAAACCGACGGGACTCATCGTTCTCGGTTTCCCCTCCAACCAGTTTGGGAAACAGGAACCAGGACAAAGACATGAAATTCTGCCAGGACTAAA GTATGTACGACCAGGAAACGGATTTGTTCCAAACTTCCAGCTGTTTGAAAAGGGTGACGTGAATGGAGCTAAAGAGCAGAAGGTTTTCACGTTCCTCAAG AACGCATGCCCTCCAGTTGGAGAAACTTTTGGAAAACCCTCAGGCAGAATATTCTGGGAGCCGGTGAAAATAAACGATATCAAATGGAACTTTGAAAAGTTCCTGGTGGGACCAGATGGGAAGCCGGTGAGGAGGTGGCATCCACATGTCGAAATTTCTGAGGTCCGAGATGGTATCCTGGCATACCAGACAGAACTAAAGGCTAAGGAATGTGAATCCCTTTCAGCAGTTTAG
- the tnip1 gene encoding TNFAIP3-interacting protein 1 isoform X1: MEGKGPYRIYDPGGSEVKTREETGGGSSYRQLLEENSILRERMKGLKSLGDLLEESQSEASRLRQRVEELVRDNEALKSSSFATSLCMGGHIQNETQSKPCLHPTAEREEEQTSCLGKTLQPEKPSEASPEFEVMNMDEKTTDALTAGSAAGAIPLLPQENIELASQLKRLESSFSIFAEESNPNQLLAHLGRMAVEFHHLSSKVQKNEQRTSLLQTLCEQLRQENNELRKKMEEDHHIRNRDLEQLRQENQKLKELVTGGATAVGSSAAASDTEAPEAKEGAVKEELVAVRPKMEASTPQKSGKAAEKTPTKPCDVEVYEKKIKLLEKQRKDVLEVNKQWDIQWNSMKSQFEQKITDLRQRLAESQKTVLELEAEREQRQRDYDKKLLLAKSKIENVQGEKECLNSETTELKQKIRYLQDQLLPLSKQREYQEKEIQRLNRALEEALNLHTPSSSQQPPGQGNFAEAANNLKKQELLTQIAVLKEQVKIFEEDFRKERSDRERMNEEKEDLRRQVERLQGQITNLTNQLHQAQNECQRERTERCKLERLQMQHHKQGQQQERRTSDPTSGSVNGPLSPPYCGPFVQVGPQGLEGWPIHFPPRMPNAAGTAAAAAAAPPPVRDFQPVTPGFPWQSSFPQPRGARAVGESSRPPPENADQTTAPTGAGGGFGKRERQNIDPGKH, encoded by the exons ATGGAAGGGAAAGGACCATACCGCATCTATGATCCAGGTGGGAGTGAGGTCAAGACCAGGgaagagacaggaggaggaagcagctaTCGACAGCTGCTAGAGGAGAACAGCATACTGCGAGAACGGATGAAGGGACTAAAGAGCTTAG gtgATTTATTGGAAGAGTCCCAGTCTGAGGCATCAAGGCTTCGACAACGAGTGGAGGAACTCGTGAGAGACAATGAGGCCCTCAAGTCTTCCAGCTTTGCGACAAGTCTGTGTATGGGAGGACACATTCAGAATGAAACACAAA GTAAGCCCTGTTTACATCCTACTGCAGAGCGGGAGGAGGAACAAACAAGTTGTTTAGGGAAGACCCTTCAGCCAGAGAAGCCCAGT GAGGCCTCACCAGAGTTTGAGGTCATGAATATGGATGAGAAGACAACAGATGCCTTGACT GCCGGGTCAGCGGCAGGAGCGATCCCCCTCCTTCCCCAGGAGAACATTGAGCTGGCCAGTCAGCTGAAGAGGCTAGAGAGCTCCTTTAGTATATTTGCAGAGGAATCCAACCCCAACCAGCTGTTGGCTCACCTCGGTCGAATGGCTGTGGAGTTTCACCATCTTTCCTCTAAGGTTCAAAAGAATGAACAGAGGACCTCCCTTCTACAG ACTCTCTGTGAGCAGCTCAGACAGGAAAACAATGAGTTACGAAAGAAAATGGAAGAGGATCATCATATCAGGAATCGGGATTTGGAACAGCTGag ACAGGAGAATCAGAAACTGAAGGAGTTGGTCACAGGAGGAGCAACAGCGGTAGGATCATCAGCAGCGGCATCTGACACCGAAGCTCCTGAAGCCAAAGAAGGAGCCGTGAAGGAAGAACTAGTGGCTGTAAGACCGAAGATGGAAGCCAGTACACCCCAGAAG AGTGGAAAAGCTGCAGAGAAAACCCCAACTAAACCTTGTGATGTCGAGGTGTATGAAAAGAAGATCAAGCTTTtggagaagcagagaaaggat GTACTGGAGGTGAACAAGCAGTGGGACATTCAGTGGAACTCCATGAAGTCACAGTTTGAACAGAAG ATCACAGACCTTAGGCAACGGCTTGCGGAGTCCCAAAAAACTGTGCTTGAGCTTGAGGCTGAGCGTGAGCAAAGGCAGCGTGACTACGACAAGAAGCTTCTGCTGGCCAAGTCCAAGATTGAAAATGTGCAG GGTGAGAAGGAATGCCTCAATTCTGAGACCACTGAGCTAAAGCAGAAGATTCGCTACCTGCAAGATCAGCTGCTTCCCCTCAGCAAACAGAGAGAATACCAGGAGAAGGAGATTCAACGCCTCAACAGG GCTTTAGAGGAAGCCTTAAACCTGCATACGCCTTCATCTTCCCAACAACCACCAGGCCAGGGTAACTTTGCAGAAGCAGCCAACAACCTGAAAAAACAGGAACTGCTCACCCAAATTGCTGTTCTAAAGGAACAG GTGAAGATCTTTGAAGAAGACTTCAGGAAAGAGAGGAGTGACAGGGAGCGAATGAATGAGGAGAAAGAGGACTTGAGACGGCAAGTCGAGAGACTTCAGGGTCAGATTACTAATTTGACCAATCAG CTCCACCAGGCACAGAATGAGTGTCAGAGAGAACGTACAGAGAGATGCAAGCTGGAGAGACTGCAGATGCAGCATCACAAACAG GGGCAGCAGCAGGAAAGACGTACCTCAGACCCCACATCAGGCTCAGTGAACGGGCCGCTGAGCCCTCCCTACTGTGGTCCCTTTGTGCAGGTGGGACCGCAGGGCCTTGAGGGGTGGCCCATACACTTCCCTCCCCGGATGCCCAATGCAGCAGGCACCGCAGCCGCAGCCGCCGCAGCACCGCCCCCCGTACGAGACTTCCAGCCCGTCACTCCG GGTTTCCCTTGGCAGTCATCATTCCCACAGCCCAGAGGGGCCAGGGCTGTAGGAGAGAGTTCAAGACCACCACCAGAGAATGCAG ATCAGACCACAGCACcaacaggagcaggaggaggatttGGGAAAAGGGAGAGACAGAACATTGACCCTGGAAAGCACTAA